The Nerophis lumbriciformis linkage group LG03, RoL_Nlum_v2.1, whole genome shotgun sequence genome includes the window GTttggtagaatattgtttgggaaatgaccacatttcaatggtcaaactaacatcagaccccaacattgattaaatgttgtcaaaaagcatgttgtttcaactttatgTTGGGGTATATgctttgtagaatattagttgggaaatgaccaaatttcaattatCAAATCaatgttagaacccaacatttattaaacgtcgtcaaaaagtatgttgtttcaacgttgtatttattttgtaggatattggttgggaaatgaccaaaattcaatggtcaaatcaacgtcagaacccaacattgaataaacgttgtcaaaaagcatgttgtttcaacgttggatttgtgttgttgaatattggttgagaaatgaccaaaattcaatggtcaaatcaacgtcacaacctgacattgattaagcgtcgccaaaaagcatgttgtttcaacgttgtatttatgttatagaatattggttgggaaatgaccaaaattcaatggtcaaatcaatatcagaccccagcattgattaaatgttgtcaaaaagcatgttgttttaatgttatgttttaggtatatgttttgtagaatattggttgggaaatgaccaaaattcaatggtcaattcaacgtcagaacccaacattgattaaacatcgtcaaaaagtacagtatgttgtttcaacattatgtttgagtatttgtgttgtagaatattggttgggaaatgaccaaaatccaatggtcaaatcaacatcagaacccaacattgattaaatgttgtcaaaaagcatgttgttttaatgttatgttttaagtatatgttttgtagaatatccatccatccatccattttctaccgcttgtcccttttggggtcgcggggggcgctggagcctatctcagctgcattcgggcaaaacgtggggtacaccccggaccaatcgccacctcatcgcagatttcAACGCTATGTTTTGAGTGTATGTttggtagaatattgtttgggaaatgaccaaatttcaatggtcaaattaacatcagaccccaacattgattaaatgttgtcaaaaagcatgttgtttcaacattatgttggGGTatatgttttgtagaatattagttggaaaatgaccaaatttccgtgatcaaatcaatgtcagaacccaacattgattaaacgtcgtcaaaaagtatgttgtttcaacattgtatttattttgtaggatattggttgggaaatgaccaaaattcaatggtctaatcaacgtcagaacccaacattgaataaacgtcgtcaaaaagcatgttgtttcaacgttgtatttgtgttgttgaatattggttgagaaatgaccaaaattcaatggtcaaatcaacatcacaacctgacattgattaagcgtcgccaaaaagcatgttgtttcaacgttagggacctaattcaacaagttctagaCAATGTATTTGTCTTGTGCCTGCTTGGAAGgggccacgttaaatgatatggcgggccagatctggcccccggggccttgagtttgacacctgtgtctcaCAAGACTGTTCACTCCATTAGTTAGTGGTGGTAATCTACTCCAGCTGGTAGACTGGCGGTCTTAAAGGTGCCACCCCTGCAGAACTATAGGTGCCCATGGAGGGCGTGGAAGTGAACGCGTTGGATAGAATCATTTGACGCGTCCGACGTTTGCCCACGGTGCGTGACGAGCGTGCGCCGAAGCACCGCGTGCAACACGGCCGGCCACGAACCGCGTCACCTCCACGGTGTCCCGTGTTTATTTTTGAAGCGGACGAGGAAGGGGGATTGGCGGGGGGGCGGGGCCGGGGGGGGTTACTTCCACGGTCCATCTGAGGCCATTCGATCCTCTCAACGTGGATCCTTAAATGAATGGTGGGCTCGGCAGGCCACACCATGGCGCACCGGCCCCTGATTGGCTCGTGATAAAGCCACCGCGCGTATAAATGCGGCAGTGAGGTGTGACACTTCCAAGAAAGCGAGCAAACttgcaaaaaaaccaaacaaacaaaaaaaaagtcaaccaAAAGCGCGGCTGCCTGTTCAGACTTTTTACCGGGAGGATGAGGGCTCAGATCCAAAAAGTGCCCCAGATCGTGGAGCTGCTGAGGAAGCAGAGGTCCGTGGGGCTGCAGCACCTCAAGCCCACATCCTCAGTGTGCGTCCTGGAGGAGAAGGATGCTGTGCAGGTTGCGAGGTGCCcgcatgcttcttcttcttctcctcctgcgTCTTCTGCGGCTGCTGCGTCCGCCGCTGCCGGCGCCTGCCCGCGGTCGCACAGCCTGGACGCCCTGCCTGGACCCACCAACTGGCCCCTGGTCGGCAGCCTGGTGGAACTCCTCCGGAAAGGAGGACTCACCAGACAACACGACGCACTGGTAAGCCAAatgtaacattttatttattatatatatatatatatttatatatatatatatatatatattttattattttttaaatttttttgaaagGTGGATTATCACAAAAAGTTCGGCAAGATATTTCGCATGAAGCTCGGCTCCTTCGAGTCGGTGCACATCGGCGCACCGTGCCTGCTGGAGGCGCTCTACCGGAAGGAGGCCAGCTACCCGCAGAGGCTGGAGATCAAACCTTGGAAAGCCTACCGAGACCTGCGGGACGAAGCTTACGGACTCCTCATCCTGTAAGTCGCAAAGGATGTCAAACTCCCGggccccgggggccacatctggcacgccacttcctttttttttttttacaaggcccgcgCCGATAAAAGTAACTTATCTTTATCTGTTATATTAACATACTtttcaaacgtttttttttttgtcacaatgaaaatacttaaatatctgtttgACTTATCATTTCAAAGCAAGATATCCATGGAGTTTTACACTGTGAAAATGACAGTAGATATTagtagttacatttttttttttttttaataaatcgcgATTGTTATTTGTAtcaaaaattgattaaaaaaaatatatacatatattttttaaatctatctTGTCCAGTCActtgggcatatatatatatatatatatatatatatatatatatatatatatatatatatatatatatatatatatatatatatatatatatatatatatatatatatatgtatgtatgtatgtatgtatgtatgtatatatatatatatatatgtatgtatatatatatgtatatgtatatatatgtatgtatatatatatatatatatatgtgtatatgtatatatgtatatgtatatgtatttatgtatatgtgtgtatgtatttatatatgtatgtatatgtatatatatgtatgtatgtatatgtatatatatgtatgtatgtatatgtgtgtatgtatttatatatgtatatgtatgtgtatatatatatgtatgtatgtatgtatgtatatgtatatatatatgtatgtatgtatatgtgtgtatttatttatatatgtatgtatatatatatgtatatgtatatatatgtatgtatacatatgtatgtatatatgtatgtatatatgtctgtatatatgtacagtatatatgtatgtatatgtgtgtgtatatgtatgtgtatatatatatatgtgtatgtatatatgtatgtacatatgtatgcgtatatatgtatgtatacatatgtatgtatatatgtatatgtatacatgtatgtatatatgtatgtatatatgtatatatatatatgtatgtatgtatatatatatatatatgtatatatgtatgtacatatgtatgcgtatatatatgtatgtatacatatgtatgtatgtatgtatgtatacgtctatatgtatgtatatatgtctgtatatgtgtgtatatgtatgtgtatatatatgtgtatgtttatatgtatgttcatatgtatgtacagaatatatacatttatgtatatatatgtatgtgtatatatatatatatatatgtgtgtgtgcgtgtgtgtaaaaaaatgtgtgtatatatgtatgtgtgtatatatatgtatatctatatatgtgtgtgtatatatatgtgtatatatgtgtatatgtgtgtgtgtgtgtgtgtgtgtgtgtgtgtgtgtgtatatatatatatatatatatatatatatatataatgtatatatatatgtgtatatactgtataaatatatatatatatatatatatatatatatatatatatatatatatatatatatatatatatatatatgtatatgtgtgcgtgcgtgtgcgtgtacaaacattttaaatattgtaaaaacaatTACTGTGTAATAGATTTTTACTAAACAAAACCATTTTTCttttaagtaaaaataaatgtatcagagttttttgtctgttttatggACGAATATAGTTAATCCTGGAATTGGaacccaatgttatttaaaaaaaaaaaaagtattgattttgaatcaaaaagcggtttgaatcaagaatcaattgTGAATCGAATCGTTCCCcctaagaatcgaatcgaatcgtgtggtgcccaaaggttCACAGCCCTGATAGATATTACGGTAGAATGTCTTTACAGCATATTGCTGTCAATTGAAACCGCcattgttttttattgtaaatttccgtagttttttatcgtaaaatcgttTTTACGGtataatactgtaaatggaaacacgGCACCACTTTTGTTTACCGTAAAAAACTGTCACCTTAGTTGCCAGAATGAAAAAATaaccagtggtactgtttttccatttacagtaatgtcttgtaaaaaaaataataataaattaccgtagattttacagtaaaattctggcgactaagctgccaatttttttttttttattaaaaaaacaacaatactgtttttacatttattataatatattgtcACATtttaccgtagattttacagccaaattctggtgactgagttaccaggtttttttttactgaataatctACAGGATTGTTTACAGTTTACATGAATATAATAATCACATGCATAGGCAAACTCATAGATTATTTACAAGGTATAACTTCCATGTGGCATGGAGCAGATCtaaaaatacttaattttttaatttttgtttttttcatcaaaTTTAGAGAGGGGAAAGACTGGCAGAGAGTGAGGAGCGCCTTCCAGCACAAGCTGATGAAGCCCACAGAAGTTGTCAAGCTGGACGGTAAAATAAACGAGGTGAGACTGCGGCAAACATGTCTGATTATTATCAATACGATGATAACTCATGTTTGGATTtgtgattgaaatttaaaaaaaaaaattcatacagGTTCTGGAAGAATTTGTTGGCAGAATTGGAAAAGTGAACGTGGATGGAAAGATTGAAGACTTGTACTTTGAACTGAATAAATGGTCTTTTGAGAGTGAGTATTGTTTCCTGCATGGttccactttttttatttcaatctgccagacaataaatgtatttaaaatatgaatatttatttttagcCATTTGCCTGGTGCTCTACGACAAGCGCTTTGGTTTACTGCAAGAACAAGTTAACGAGGAAGCCATGAACTTCATCACCGCTGTGAAAACCGTGAGTATATTGTCCAAAACCCAATAGTCTGtgcttattatgtttttttttgggcTATTTATGTTGAGCTATTAATCATCATTTGTTAATAAGCTAGTTAGACCCAacctttttgcagcacaaatatacagtatgataCAAAGTtatgatacaaaataatacaaataataggtgtgtccaaaaaaaaaaaaaaaaaaagattttcgaatgaatcgtgaTTCTTTTTTGTAAATCTAAAAttgatttttggggggaaaaataaaatacaattatttgactTTAACAAATGTTTGGgttgaattttattaaacaaaaccattttttcatttaattaatacagaaatgtatcagagccatctattttatggagaaatGTAATTAatcgtggcgacttgtccagggtgtaccccgccttccgcccatgtgtagctgagataggctccagcaccccccgccaccccgaaagggacaaacggtagaaaatggatggatggatggatggatggatggaggtaatTAATCGtaaaactggcacccaatgttatttaaaaaaagtgtgggTTTTgactcaagaatcgtgttgaatcgattctgaaccGAATCGTTACACCCAAGGatggaatcgaatcgtgtggtactCAAAGACTCACAGCCCTAACAAATAACACtgtgagaattgtgttgaatggagaatcgattctgaatcaaattgtcagCCCAACAATCGGAATGAAGAGTCATGcctctaataataatataatattttaaaaGTTTAAAACATCTGCCATTTTATGCATTCCATTTATTTTTCCTGCCAAAATTGTAAACAGTGACTACATTTGGTAGGAAAGATGAagtgtggcgggccagatgtggcccccgggccttgagtttgacacccgtgtccTATGGGGAAAATTCCAGATCTGCACCAGTAATGTTGTCTTAGTAAGCCACACCTCCTGACAAGTTCCACTGGAAATGCAAGATCTGAGTTATTTACTAGTGTTCCAACACACTTTGGCTTTGGTGGCGCTTCCAAACAACAAGATCCAAAAAAGAAACGTGCTGCCGTGGAAAGTCAGAAGCAAGAAATAGATTTTTTCTTCTGTGCGTCCACTGATTACGTCACTAGTGTATATGATCTGAGGCCAGTGACGTTGTTGGAGTATTGCTTTTGTAGAGGCCTCCGGGTTCATCGGGTTCACCTGACAAGTTGGGTGGGTGGGAGCagagggtggggggtggggggtctagttatgattaataacatgttattacacgttaataacttaaaaccgTAACAacttaaaaattatatttaaaaccaacacgttttgcagcacaaatgtaacaCAAACCTTTGGGACAATTTGGGTGGTGGGTGGGGGATGGGGTCTAGTTATGGTTAATAACACgttattacacgttaataacataaaacggtAACGACTTAAAAAGGATATTTAGACCAAcatgttttgcagcacaaatgtagcacaaactatTGGGACAAGTTGGGGtagatttggacaaggtgggcGGGGCTAACTTGACCCAGGTAATAAATGGAGGTGAGGATTGGACTAAAagagcctctctctctctctgggtgTGGCAGATGATGAGCACGTTCGGCATGATGATGGTCACGCCCGTGGAGCTCCACAAGAGCCTCAACACCAAGACGTGGCAGGACCACACCCTGGCCTGGGACCGCATTTTCAGCACAGGTACAGTCGCCCTCCCGCTGCCGTGTTTAGCGCGCATGAACCAGATGATCGCAGCCAGAGTCGTAGTAAACGGCCTGACCTCAGAGGCAGGGACAAATATTTGCAGAAACCGGAGCAATGGGGGTGAGCGGGTGAACGTTGAGCTCAATCAAGTGAGGAGACCAGGCTGTGGCCGTCACAGTTTAAGATAAAAATgattcaaactgtggtacgccaataatcactttgttaaagtacagtgttttatgttcccAAATTCAAACACAGCaataattatgactaaagtgatatTTTCATTcgcactttaattgtattgataGTTTAgttgaaaaaacatatttattattaatttagttcatttattttagcaGAACATAATGTATATTGTATGTGAATGTATTTTgtctaatcagtctgacctaagtctaaggtttatttgttaaattcatattttaatctttgtgattaacacatgcttttatatcattttacaaggtagggaactgtaagtaggtcagatattttattgtatttaatatgATCAAAatgaagagtaagattactaattcagtgttaatattggagtgggcCCCCCGGGTCCCCCTGTAGTGTAGGTCCTGAGGTCAAACAAGTGAAGAACCCCCAATGACCCTGCAGAtgaaaattagcctttggctacaacctGACACTTAAAACtggtatatgttcattaatgtgcaacctaattagaataaaaaactaagaatcatcttttaatatgatgtacttagtccataagtacacaaacgtgtacttcatatttagtgacatgctaatttttatttttacactttttgttccaaattccattgtatgttatactcttctgacaccaccagatggcagtataagtgtccacataagcggccataagaccccaattcagtagtgtacacaattttggaaataagagctaaaaggtgctgtccacgcatgtggccactaaggcctttagaggttttaatatactataacaaatggcaacttcctgtcaggagttgtaatatacctgtatgtctataaacaagcttattggtgtgtttagtgagaCAGACggaagttaagttggagaaaatgtgttagtttataaattaattaatgtttctgtgcggcccggtagcaaatgcgtcacgccccggaccggtggttggggactactgatttaaaacactttcagagctgtttgtctatCTAATGGAGGAACGTAGAGCAGTTGTTCATAGAACCGGCATCCATTGTTATTAGAAAATGTTGAATCGAGAACTGGTTTGACTCGAGAATCGTCCGAAGATTGACAGCCCGACCTGACACTCTTTGCACACTGCAAGAAaactcagtgttcaaaaacaagggaaaaaaatacaaaaatgaggggtattttatttgaactaagcaaaatgatctgccaatagaacaagaaaatttggcttgtcaagactttccaaaacaagtaaaattagctaacctcaatgaaccccaaaataccttaaaataagtatattctcactaataacaagtgcacttttcttggtagaaaaaaaagagacctttttgctcaatatgttgaaaaatattcttaaatgaagtaaatgctagtgccattatcttgacataatgatatgcgctcggcattacatttcatgaaaccagcaaacttatactaaaaacgaatttattgttcttaatggaaaggcaacaaggcaaccgcttgttactctcgggcaaatcatattgtctaaaaatgcacttttccatcgacaacatgacatcatcgcgccaagtgcgtgctctttcagtcaattagtgcgcatatatacagcccgggccccggccaaaacattttattattgtaattttgaggaatttatctgaatgtgcatgaactatttctgttcaaagttgttagaaatgtcacatgttaaatgtttaaatattaactgtcagtttactgtactgtgctaactgtactactatatgagtacctattttctcttgtttcattgaaaataaaacagcaaagtccatttggctgtcatctgttttaattatgagacacaattgtgtcaaagtcatgattttttttttcatgcttgaaataagaaattattaccgtatttttcggagtataagtcgcaccggag containing:
- the cyp24a1 gene encoding 1,25-dihydroxyvitamin D(3) 24-hydroxylase, mitochondrial, with protein sequence MRAQIQKVPQIVELLRKQRSVGLQHLKPTSSVCVLEEKDAVQVARCPHASSSSPPASSAAAASAAAGACPRSHSLDALPGPTNWPLVGSLVELLRKGGLTRQHDALVDYHKKFGKIFRMKLGSFESVHIGAPCLLEALYRKEASYPQRLEIKPWKAYRDLRDEAYGLLILEGKDWQRVRSAFQHKLMKPTEVVKLDGKINEVLEEFVGRIGKVNVDGKIEDLYFELNKWSFETICLVLYDKRFGLLQEQVNEEAMNFITAVKTMMSTFGMMMVTPVELHKSLNTKTWQDHTLAWDRIFSTVKVYIDKKLKRNAPGAPDDLIGDILHHSGLSKKELYAAITELQIGGVETTANSMLWVLFNLSRNPHAQRTLLREIRSVVPADQQPCGEHLKSMPYLKACLKESMRLSPSVPFTSRTLDKDTVLGDYAIPKGTVLMINSHAIAANEEYFDDSKQFKPERWLEKNTINPFAHVPFGIGKRMCIGRRLAELQLQLAMCWLVRDFEIEATDSDPLDVIHSGLLIPNRELPVAFNRR